In Hippocampus zosterae strain Florida chromosome 3, ASM2543408v3, whole genome shotgun sequence, a genomic segment contains:
- the LOC127597554 gene encoding pinopsin-like, with protein sequence MDGNDAGRSGEPAEAPTVFPRVGYSVLAFLMFINTLLSVFNNGLVLGVSLRNPGLLRPVNLLVVGLAASDLMIGLCGSLVVTVTNYRGSFFLGRAACVFQGFAVNYFGLVSLCTLTLLSYERYKAVCEPRVGRRLSMRRSAAGLACVWLFCLFWATAPLLGWSGYGPEGVRTSCSLAWEERSWSNYSYLILYTLTCFLFPVAVIVYCYSRALAALRQLNKSVEPQGGRCLRQETRRATKMVLAMIAAFLACWLPYTALSLAVVLRPRLAIPPLLATMPMYFAKTSPVYNPVIYFLSNKQFRDAALEMLSCGRRAPRGSVGLAMRPLNRRRPPGCSGRIAGQGKVLPL encoded by the exons ATGGACGGCAACGACGCGGGGCGGAGCGGGGAGCCGGCCGAGGCGCCCACCGTCTTCCCCCGCGTGGGCTACAGCGTGCTGGCCTTCCTCATGTTCATCAACACGCTGCTGAGCGTCTTCAACAACGGCCTGGTGCTCGGCGTGTCCCTGAGGAACCCCGGCCTGCTGCGCCCCGTCAACCTTTTGGTGGTGGGCCTGGCCGCGTCCGACCTGATGATCGGCCTGTGCGGCTCCCTGGTGGTCACCGTCACCAACTACCGCGGCTCCTTCTTCCTGGGCCGCGCCGCCTGCGTCTTCCAGGGCTTCGCCGTCAACTACTTTG GCCTGGTGTCGCTGTGCACGCTGACCCTGCTGTCGTACGAGCGCTACAAGGCGGTGTGCGAGCCGCGCGTCGGCCGGCGGCTGAGCATGCGGCGCAGCGCGGCGGGGCTGGCGTGCGTCTGGCTCTTCTGCCTGTTCTGGGCCACGGCGCCCCTGCTGGGCTGGAGCGGCTACGGCCCCGAGGGCGTGCGCACGTCCTGCTCGCTGGCCTGGGAGGAGAGGTCCTGGAGCAACTACAGCTACCTCATCCTGTACACGCTCACGTGCTTCCTCTTCCCCGTGGCCGTCATCGTCTACTGCTACTCCAGAGCGCTGGCGGCGCTGCGGCAG TTGAACAAGAGCGTGGAGCCGCAGGGGGGGCGCTGTTTGCGGCAGGAGACGCGGCGCGCCACCAAGATGGTCCTGGCCATGATCGCCGCCTTCTTGGCGTGCTGGCTGCCCTACACGGCCCTGTCGCTGGCCGTGGTGCTGCGGCCGCGGCTGGCCATCCCCCCGCTGCTGGCCACCATGCCCATGTACTTTGCCAAGACCAGCCCCGTCTACAACCCCGTCATCTACTTCCTCTCCAACAAGCAG TTTCGAGACGCCGCCCTGGAGATGCTGTCGTGCGGCCGCCGCGCCCCACGCGGGAGCGTCGGCCTCGCCATGCGGCCCCTCAACAGGCGGCGCCCGCCCGGATGCTCCGGCCGCATCGCCGGCCAGGGCAAGGTGCTCCCTCTGTGA